The Nocardia sp. BMG51109 nucleotide sequence GCAGGAACTGCTCGGCAGCGGCTCGGGATCGGGGATGGAATCCCTGCTCAACGAGTTGCTCGCCGGGTCGAGTGGTTCGGGGCTCGGGTCGGCTCTGTCGAACCTCGGTGAGCTGCTCGGCGGTGGCGCTTCCGCGATGAACTCGGTACTCGGACCGGTCCTCGAACAGTTGGGCGCGGACCTGTCCGGAGTGGGTGGCGCGATAGACGGTGCGCTCGGCGACGCGCTGACCGGCCTGGGCGCCGGCATCGCCGGAGCCGGAGACGCGCTCGGCAACATGATGAGCGGCGCCGGAGCGGGAGCGGCCGGTGCCGGAGCGGCGCTCGGCGGCGCGCTCAGCGACGCCGGACGCAACCTGTCGAAGCTGTTCCCGCGAGCGAGCGTTCCCACCAGCAACGTTCCGCAGGAACTGGGCGGCGCCATCCAGGGCGGCGGCTCGGGCAACAGCTCCCCCATGGGCGGCGGCGCACCCATGGGCGGCGGAGCGGGCGGCGGTGCCGCCGGCGGCGGCACGAAGGAACATAAGCGAGCGAAGTATCTGGACAGTACGAGTAATCTCGACGAGGCCCTCGATGAGCCCGATCGGGTGCGGCCGGTGATCGAGCCGTGACAATGTCGTGGGATTTCACCGGCATCGAGTTCCAGGTGCTCTGCGAACGGTATCGGGACGGCGAGCTGCCGGCACCGCTGTTCTACACGCTCGACGAGCCCATGACGCTCGACGAATCCGCACGCCTGAAGGGAAAGACGTGGGATGAGCTGCGGGCGAAGTGGGATCCGGCCTGGGACTCGATGATCGAGGCCATGTGCGCGCCCGAGATGTACATCCGGGTGCACGGCTGGGACGAGCTGGATATGGAGAACGGTAAGAAGAAGATCTACATGCACTTCGCCCGCAAGGGCGTCTGGGCCTACAAGTTCAACCAGAAACCCGGAAAGACGTTCTGGCACACCGACGGATATACCGTGACCGAATGCGATCCGCGGAGCCTCGGCGCCGAGGTGGTCCGGTCACTGCCCAAGGTCGGGGCGGGCCATATTTCGAGTGTTCCGGTCGTCACCGATCCGCAGGAGTACATCGGCCACGGCGGCGGCAGCTTCATCATGGACGATGACCACCTCGAGGACCGGGCCGTCGCCGGCTCCCGGAAGTTCTTCGAGACCAAGGCGAGTCTCACCGGCACGATCGTGGCCGTCCAGGGGCGGTCGAAGTACGGACCGCGCGGTATCCACGAGACCAAGAAGCTGTTCCGCGATGTGATCGGGGACGGCCGCTACGTGATGGCGCTCGACGACGCTCCGGTGGCGGAGGCCGTCGGGCCGCAGCAGCTCGCCGACCGAATTCAGGACGATATCGACAACCTGATGCTGCGGATGGAGACACACTGGGAGTCCGGATATCCCCAGGACCGGTACTGAACACAGGACCGGCACCGGATACCCGGTAACCGTTGACACGAGGACAGGAGAGGCGATGGCCGGGGAACAGCCCGTCGAGGTCGACACCACGAAATTGCGGAATGCCGCGGGAAAGGTGGACGACGTCGCCGGACGGGTGCGAGGCACCGTCGACAATCTGAAGACCACGCTGGACGAGAAGGGTTATCCGTGGGGAAAGGACAGCTACGGAGACAAATTCACCCAGGGTGAGCAGGGCTACGACAAGTCCAGCAAGAATCTGGTCGACGGCGCGGACAACATGGCGAACTCGCTCGACCAGTTCGGCGTCAGCATGAACGACGCCGCCGACAAGATGGACAACATGGACCAGCGTTGAGCCGGCTCCGTGGCCGGTCGCCGAACGAGGCGGCCGACCACGGAGCCCGTCGTGCCTGGCGGGTCAGGCCGTGCCTGGCAGGTCAGGCGGCGGTGCCGTAGGAGTAGTCCTCCAGCGGGAACCCGACCGCCTCCCGGTGCGTGGCCGGAGTGCTGTTGGGCCGCAGCAGCGCCGCCTCGCCGTGCTGGTTGAAGTAGTAGCTGCGGGCGGTGGAGCAGCTGCCGCTGTAGAACACCGACGACCCCAGCTTGCGCGTGACGTAGTCGAGGAAGCGCGCATTGGCCTGCTCGGTCACCTCGAACACCTGCTCGCCCCGGCGCCGCATCTCGCCGAACAGCCGGCCCATATGCTTCATCTGCGCCTCGATGGTGGTGAAGTAGGACAGGCCGCTGTAGGAGTACGGGCTGTTCAGGCTCAAGAAGTTCGGGAACTTGGGCACCGTGATGCCCTCGTATGCCTGGAACCTGTTGTCGCGCCAGAACTTTCCGAGGTTCACCCCGTCCCGGCCGATGACCTCGATGGCCGGGAAGTTCACGTCCCACAGGTTGAATCCGGTGGCCAGGATCAGCGTGTCGATCTCGGTCTTGTGCCCGTCGGCGGTCACGATGCCGTCCGGCTCGAGGTGATCGATCGAGTGCGTCTCCAGCCGCACGTGCGGTTCGTTGAAGGTCTTGAAGTAGGTGTTCGAGAAGGTCGGGCGCTTGCAGCCGAAGTCGTAGTCGGGGGTCAGCTTGCGGCGGATCTCCTTGTCGCGCACCTGTGCTCGCAGATGCGACTTGGCCAGCAGCGCCGCCGCCTTGTTGCCGAGCTTGGCCTGCTTGTAGTGCAGCACGCCGGACACCATCAGCAGCTCCAGCATGCTCGTATTCACCAGCCGGGCCGCCTTCTGGGTCACCGGCGCCTTCGCGAACAGCTGCTGCACCGGTTTCGGGATCGCGGTATCGACCTTGGGCACCACCCAGATCGGCGTGCGCTGGAAGACCGTCAGCGCCGACACCTTCTTCGCCGCCTCCGGCACCAGCTGCACGGCGGTGGCGCCGGTGCCGATGATCGCGGCCTTGCGGCCGGTGAGGTCGACGTCGTCCTCCCAGGCGGTGGTGTGCAGGATCTTGCCCTCGAACGTGTCGATGCCCGGGAACGGCGGCGTGTACGGCTGGGACAGGAAGCCCGTGGCCGTCAGCAGATAGCGCGCGGTCAGGGTGTCGCCGTCGTCCACCGAGACCACCCAGTGCTGCTGCTCCTCGTCCCAGCGGGCGCCGCCGACCACCCGGCCGAACCGCATCCGGCGGCGCAGGTCGTACTTGTCGGCGATGTGCTCGGCGTAGCGCTTCAGCTCCGCACCCGGCGCGAACAGCCGTGACCAGTACGGATTCGGCTCGAACGAGTACGAGTAGGTGACCGAGGCGATATCCACCGCCAGGCCCGGATACCGGTTCACGTGCCAGGTGCCACCCAGATCGTCCTCTCGCTCGAGGATCACGAAATTGCTCAGGCCGAGCCTGTCCAGCTCGATGCCCGCGCCCATCCCGCCGAATCCGGCCCCTACGACAACGGCGTCGTACTGAGGTGCCACGACGAACCTCCCTGGTACCCGAAGTATCTATTACAGAATGACACATCATTCCGTTTCGGAACACCGTATCATCGGCTGCGTGCCGAAGTCATCCACCCGCCTCGAGCGGCGCAAGGCCGAGCTCCGCCAGGAGATCATCGACACCGCCTTCGCCTGCTTCGCCGAAAAGGGTTATCACGCAACGGGAATCGCCGATATCGCGGCTCAGCTGGGGATCGGCCACGGCACCTTCTACCGCTACTTCGCCAATAAGCGCGACATCATCGACCACGTCATCGACGATCTGGCCGCCCGCATCATCGACTCGCTGGGCACCGACAACGCGCCCGACGCGGCGACCTCGCTGGACGAGTACCGCGCCCAGGTCGAGCGCATCGGCGCGGCCCTGAACCGGATCTTCCTGGAGGACCGGCGGATCTCGCAGCTGCTGCTGTTCCAGGCGACCGGCATCGACAGCGAGCTGACCCTGCGGCTGTACGGGCTGCTCGACACCGCCGACACGCTCACCGCCGGCTATCTCGAACACGGCGTCGAGCTGGGTTACCTCCGGGCCGATCTGGACACCGCCAATACCGCCAGGGCGGTCACCGGGATGATGCTGGCCGCCATCGTGCACGGCCTGCGCGACCCGGACGCGCAGGCAACTGCCGACCTGACCCAGGCGATCCGCCGTTTGCTCATCGACGGCGTGCGCAAGGACTGAGCGTCTTTCGATTCGGCTCCGGCCGCATCGCATTCTGGTGAAGGGACCGGATGCCGGGCCGGCGGTGGACTATCTTCGGGGCGGAGTCGAACGACAAGCGGACCGGAGGAGGCAGGGGTGGCGGGTAAGGTTCCCTACGTCGGGGTCGTCGTCTATGAATCGTTGTCCAATGCGCCCGAGTCCACACCGCTGTACCAGGAGGACATCGTCCTCGTGTACGCCGAGTCGGATCCGAATGCGGTGCAGCTGGTCACCGATCTCGCCCGGCAGCAGGAATGCACGTATCGCAACGAGACCGGCGAGAGCATCAGCCTGTCGGTGAAGAGCATCGTCGACGTGAGCGCCGCGCTGACCGAGGACGTGCCCGCGGGCGGCGCGCTGTACACCCGGTATTTCCGGGATTTCGACGCCTACCAGCGGCTGGAGCCGCTGCTCGGCGACACCGAACCACCGAGTGCAACGAGCGGGTAGCCGGGTAGTCAGGAATCGAAGAGGTCCAGGGTCGGGTGCGGTTCGCGCCCGCGCACCTCGATCGACCCGAAGACCAGGTCCGGCGGCGGGACCAGGCCCAGATGCTCCCACGCGGCGGCGGTGGCGACGCGGCCGCGCGGGGTGCGGGCGACCATGCCGGCCCGCACCAGGAACGGCTCGCACACCTCCTCGACGGTGGCGGCCTCCTCCCCCACCGCCACCGCGAGCGTCGAAACCCCTACCGGCCCACCGCCGAAGCTGCGCACCAGCGAGCCGAGCACGGCCCGGTCGAGGCGGTCCAGGCCCAGATCGTCGACGTCGTAGACGGCCAGGGCGGCATGGGCGACCTCGCGGGTGATCACGCCGTCGGCCCGCACCTCCGCGTAGTCGCGCACGCGGCGCAGCAGGCGGTTGGCGATGCGCGGGGTGCCGCGGGAGCGCCCCGCGATCTCGGCGGCGGCATCCGGCTCGACGCGCAGTTCGAGTATCCGGGCCGAGCGCACCAGGATCCGTTGCAGCTCATCGGGTTCGTAGAAATCCATGTGGCCGGTGAAGCCGAACCGGTCGCGCAGCGGGCCGGTCAGCGCGCCCGACCGGGTGGTGGCGCCGACCAGCGTGAACGGCGCGATATCGAGCGGGATCGACGTCGCGCCGGGGCCCTTGCCGACCACCACGTCGACGCGGAAGTCCTCCATCGCCAGGTACAGCATCTCCTCGGCAGGCCGGGCCATCCGATGGATCTCGTCGATGAACAGCACGTCGCCCTCGACCAGGTTGCTGAGCATGGCGGCCAGATCGCCCGCGCGCTCCATCGCCGGACCGGACGTAATCCGCAGGGCGGAGCCGAGTTCGGCGGCGATGATCATCGCCATGCTGGTCTTGCCCAGACCCGGCGGGCCGGACAGCAGCACGTGATCCGGTGTGCCGCCGCGCTTCCTGGCGCCGTGCAGCACCAGCGCGAGCTGCTCGCGCACGCGCGGCTGGCCGATGAAGTCGTCCAGGGACTTCGGGCGCAGCCCGGCCTCGATATCGCCGTCCGACCGCAGATAGCTCGGCGTGACCTGGGATTCGGTGTCGTCGTCCGTCGGCTCGGTCATCTACGCCCTATTTGTTCTTACCGAGCAGGCCCAGCGACGCGCGCAGTGCCTTCGAGGTGTCCAGATCGGGCTGGTCGGTGAGCACGGCGTCGACGGCGGGCTCGGCCTGTTTGGCCGGGAAGCCGAGGCCGGTGAGCGCCTCCACCACCTGTTCGCGGACCGGGGTGACGACCGGCGCGGGCCCGGCGCCGGGCGGACCCGATTGCACCGGAACGAGATTCACCTTGTCGCGCAGCTCCACGACCATGCGTTCGGCGCCGCGCTTACCGATGCCGGGCACCCTGGTCAGCGCCGCGATATTGCTCTCGGCCAGCGCCTTGCGCAGCGCCTCGGGCTCCAGCACCGCCAGCACCGCCATGGCCAGCCGCGGGCCCACGCCGTTGACGGTCTGCAGCAGCCCGAACAGCTCGCGGGCCTCGGTGTCGGCGAAGCCGTACAGCGTCATCGAATCCTCGCGCACGATCATCGACGTGTACAGCCGCGCCTCCTCGCCGCGGGTCAGGGCGGCCAGCGTGGAGGGGGTGGCGTTGAGCCGGTAGCCGACGCCGGCGGCCTCCAGCACCGCGTGGTCGAGCCCGATCTCGAGTACCTCGCCGCGCACCGACGCGATCACCTCGTCACCGCCTTTCGTTGCCGGGCAAGTCTTTCGGTGTACTTCCGCTGCGCCTCCGCCGCCTGGGCCTCCGCCTTCGCCATTCGCTCCAGCATCGGTGCCCGCCAGCAGTGACAGATCGCCAGCGCGAGCGCGTCGGCGGCGTCGGCCGGTTTCGGCGCCGTCTGCAAGCCTAGGATCCGCGACACCATCGCCGTCACCTGAGCCTTGCCGGCCGACCCGTTTCCGGTGACGGCGGCCTTCACCTGACTCGGCGTGTGGAAGGCGACCGGGATGCGGCGGCGGGCGGCGGCCAGCGCGATGACGCCGCCGGCCTGCGCGGTGCCCATCGCGGTGCGCACATTGTGCTGCGAGAACACCCGCTCGATCGCCACCGCGGCCGGTTCGTGGGTATCCATCCAGTGCTCGGCCG carries:
- a CDS encoding DUF4288 domain-containing protein: MAGKVPYVGVVVYESLSNAPESTPLYQEDIVLVYAESDPNAVQLVTDLARQQECTYRNETGESISLSVKSIVDVSAALTEDVPAGGALYTRYFRDFDAYQRLEPLLGDTEPPSATSG
- a CDS encoding WXG100 family type VII secretion target — translated: MAGEQPVEVDTTKLRNAAGKVDDVAGRVRGTVDNLKTTLDEKGYPWGKDSYGDKFTQGEQGYDKSSKNLVDGADNMANSLDQFGVSMNDAADKMDNMDQR
- the ruvB gene encoding Holliday junction branch migration DNA helicase RuvB, coding for MTEPTDDDTESQVTPSYLRSDGDIEAGLRPKSLDDFIGQPRVREQLALVLHGARKRGGTPDHVLLSGPPGLGKTSMAMIIAAELGSALRITSGPAMERAGDLAAMLSNLVEGDVLFIDEIHRMARPAEEMLYLAMEDFRVDVVVGKGPGATSIPLDIAPFTLVGATTRSGALTGPLRDRFGFTGHMDFYEPDELQRILVRSARILELRVEPDAAAEIAGRSRGTPRIANRLLRRVRDYAEVRADGVITREVAHAALAVYDVDDLGLDRLDRAVLGSLVRSFGGGPVGVSTLAVAVGEEAATVEEVCEPFLVRAGMVARTPRGRVATAAAWEHLGLVPPPDLVFGSIEVRGREPHPTLDLFDS
- the ruvC gene encoding crossover junction endodeoxyribonuclease RuvC → MRVMGVDPGLTRCGLSIVDGGLGRQVTALDVGVVRTPAEMDLAERLLLVSEAAEHWMDTHEPAAVAIERVFSQHNVRTAMGTAQAGGVIALAAARRRIPVAFHTPSQVKAAVTGNGSAGKAQVTAMVSRILGLQTAPKPADAADALALAICHCWRAPMLERMAKAEAQAAEAQRKYTERLARQRKAVTR
- a CDS encoding NAD(P)/FAD-dependent oxidoreductase, whose amino-acid sequence is MAPQYDAVVVGAGFGGMGAGIELDRLGLSNFVILEREDDLGGTWHVNRYPGLAVDIASVTYSYSFEPNPYWSRLFAPGAELKRYAEHIADKYDLRRRMRFGRVVGGARWDEEQQHWVVSVDDGDTLTARYLLTATGFLSQPYTPPFPGIDTFEGKILHTTAWEDDVDLTGRKAAIIGTGATAVQLVPEAAKKVSALTVFQRTPIWVVPKVDTAIPKPVQQLFAKAPVTQKAARLVNTSMLELLMVSGVLHYKQAKLGNKAAALLAKSHLRAQVRDKEIRRKLTPDYDFGCKRPTFSNTYFKTFNEPHVRLETHSIDHLEPDGIVTADGHKTEIDTLILATGFNLWDVNFPAIEVIGRDGVNLGKFWRDNRFQAYEGITVPKFPNFLSLNSPYSYSGLSYFTTIEAQMKHMGRLFGEMRRRGEQVFEVTEQANARFLDYVTRKLGSSVFYSGSCSTARSYYFNQHGEAALLRPNSTPATHREAVGFPLEDYSYGTAA
- a CDS encoding ESX secretion-associated protein EspG, with product MSWDFTGIEFQVLCERYRDGELPAPLFYTLDEPMTLDESARLKGKTWDELRAKWDPAWDSMIEAMCAPEMYIRVHGWDELDMENGKKKIYMHFARKGVWAYKFNQKPGKTFWHTDGYTVTECDPRSLGAEVVRSLPKVGAGHISSVPVVTDPQEYIGHGGGSFIMDDDHLEDRAVAGSRKFFETKASLTGTIVAVQGRSKYGPRGIHETKKLFRDVIGDGRYVMALDDAPVAEAVGPQQLADRIQDDIDNLMLRMETHWESGYPQDRY
- the ruvA gene encoding Holliday junction branch migration protein RuvA, with amino-acid sequence MIASVRGEVLEIGLDHAVLEAAGVGYRLNATPSTLAALTRGEEARLYTSMIVREDSMTLYGFADTEARELFGLLQTVNGVGPRLAMAVLAVLEPEALRKALAESNIAALTRVPGIGKRGAERMVVELRDKVNLVPVQSGPPGAGPAPVVTPVREQVVEALTGLGFPAKQAEPAVDAVLTDQPDLDTSKALRASLGLLGKNK
- a CDS encoding TetR/AcrR family transcriptional regulator, whose protein sequence is MTHHSVSEHRIIGCVPKSSTRLERRKAELRQEIIDTAFACFAEKGYHATGIADIAAQLGIGHGTFYRYFANKRDIIDHVIDDLAARIIDSLGTDNAPDAATSLDEYRAQVERIGAALNRIFLEDRRISQLLLFQATGIDSELTLRLYGLLDTADTLTAGYLEHGVELGYLRADLDTANTARAVTGMMLAAIVHGLRDPDAQATADLTQAIRRLLIDGVRKD